A single region of the Brassica rapa cultivar Chiifu-401-42 chromosome A03, CAAS_Brap_v3.01, whole genome shotgun sequence genome encodes:
- the LOC103861455 gene encoding cellulose synthase-like protein G3 isoform X1 — protein sequence MEAHDKRKHSVGGTTLHTCHPCRRAVPYRIYGVIHTCGILALMYHHINSLLTADTTLITYLLLFSDVILAFMWATSASLRFNPVHRSEYPEMYAAKPKQDFPKLDVFICTADPYKEPPMMVVNTALSAMAYDYPSDKISVYVSDDGGSSLTLFALMEAAKFSKRWLPYCKNNNIQDRSPEVYFSSKSHTWNDEADNLKMMYEDMKSRAEHVVDTGKVETEYITCDQFRGVFDLWTQKFTRRQEHPTIIQVLQNSETDMDDSGKFIMPNLIYVSREKSKVSPHHFKAGALNTLLRVSGVMTNSPVILTLDCDMYSNDPTTPVRALCYLTDPKIKSGLGFVQFPQKFQGVSKNDIYACEYKRLFDINMIGFDGLMGPNHVGTGCFFNRRVFYGPPSNMISAEIDELNPNRIADKSIEAKDVLELAHNVAGCSYEYNTNWGSKMGFRYGSLVEDYYTGYMLHCEGWRSVFCSPKRAAFCGDVPKSLIDVVSQQKRWAIGLLDVSISRYSPLTYGVKSMGLLVGVGYCQYAFWAFWSIPLIVYGVLPQLALLYGVSVFPKSSDPWFWLYIFLFLGAYGQDLLDFVLEGGTYRGWWNDQRMWMIRGFTSFFFGSIEFILKTLNLSTHGFNLTSKANEDDEQGKRYEKEIFDFGPSSSMFLPLTAAAILNLFAFVWGIYGLFIWGERLVLELILVSFAAVNCLPVYEAMMLRKDAGKLPKRVSVLAGILTFALILSGYFFLE from the exons ATGGAGGCTCatgataaaagaaaacattcGGTCGGCGGCACAACCCTCCACACGTGTCATCCGTGCCGGCGCGCCGTTCCATACAGAATATACGGCGTAATTCACACGTGTGGCATCTTAGCCCTCATGTACCATCATATTAACTCACTTCTCACAGCAGACACAACCCTAATaacatatcttcttctcttctccgaTGTCATTCTCGCTTTCATGTGGGCCACCTCAGCTTCTCTTCGGTTTAACCCGGTTCATCGGTCCGAGTACCCTGAGATGTATGCAGCTAAACCGAAGCAGGACTTTCCGAAGTTGGATGTGTTTATATGCACGGCTGATCCGTACAAGGAGCCTCCCATGATGGTGGTCAACACTGCTTTATCTGCGATGGCCTACGATTATCCATCCGACAAGATCTCGGTCTATGTATCGGACGATGGAGGATCGTCTTTGACCTTGTTTGCTTTGATGGAAGCTGCCAAGTTCTCTAAGCGTTGGCTGCCCTATTGCAAAAATAACAATATTCAGGACCGATCTCCTGAAGtctatttttcatcaaaatcaCATACTTGGAACGACGAAGCTGATAATCTTAAG ATGATGTACGAAGATATGAAGAGCAGAGCAGAACATGTGGTTGATACTGGTAAGGTTGAGACTGAGTATATCACATGCGATCAATTTCGTGGGGTATTTGATTTGTGGACCCAAAAATTCACTCGTCGTCAAGAACATCCCACCATTATTCAG GTGTTGCAAAATAGCGAGACAGACATGGACGATTCCGGAAAATTTATAATGCCAAACCTAATATATGTGTCAAGAGAGAAGAGTAAAGTTTCACCACATCATTTCAAAGCCGGTGCTCTTAATACCTTG CTACGAGTGTCTGGGGTGATGACAAATTCGCCGGTCATTCTAACACTAGACTGTGACATGTACTCGAACGATCCTACAACCCCGGTTCGTGCCTTGTGCTATCTAACTGACCCTAAAATCAAATCCGGTTTAGGTTTCGTGCAGTTTCCTCAAAAGTTTCAAGGAGTAAGCAAGAATGATATCTATGCATGCGAGTACAAACGTCTCTTCGACATCAATATGATTGGGTTTGATGGGCTTATGGGACCAAATCACGTGGGAACTGGCTGTTTCTTCAACCGACGGGTTTTCTATGGGCCTCCATCTAATATGATTTCGGCCGAGATAGATGAACTTAACCCTAATCGGATTGCGGATAAATCCATCGAGGCGAAAGATGTTTTGGAATTGGCACATAATGTTGCAGGATGCAGCTACGAGTACAATACCAATTGGGGATCCAAG ATGGGATTTAGATATGGATCTTTAGTAGAAGACTACTATACTGGGTATATGCTCCACTGTGAAGGATGGAGATCGGTCTTTTGCAGTCCCAAAAGAGCAGCATTTTGTGGCGATGTCCCTAAAAGTTTAATTGATGTAGTAAGCCAACAAAAAAGATGGGCCATTGGACTTCTTGACGTTTCCATCTCAAGATATAGTCCTCTTACCTATGGAGTCAAATCAATGGGCTTATTAGTGGGTGTCGGCTATTGTCAATATGCATTTTGGGCGTTCTGGTCAATACCTCTCATCGTATATGGGGTATTGCCCCAACTTGCCCTCCTTTATGGGGTTAGCGTCTTTCCCAAGTCATCAGATCCATGGTTTTGGCTCTACATCTTTCTGTTCCTTGGTGCTTATGGGCAAGATCTACTAGACTTCGTATTAGAAGGAGGAACTTATCGCGGATGGTGGAACGATCAAAGAATGTGGATGATAAGAGGATTCACTTCATTTTTCTTTGGCTCCATAGAGTTCATtcttaaaaccctaaacctctCCACACATGGATTCAACCTCACCAGCAAAGccaatgaagatgatgaacaggGCAAGAGATATGAGAAAGAGATCTTTGATTTTGGGCCCTCTTCGTCCATGTTCTTGCCCTTGACTGCGGCCGCGATCTTAAACCTCTTTGCCTTTGTTTGGGGGATTTATGGCCTTTTCATTTGGGGAGAAAGACTTGTTCTTGAGTTGATATTGGTGAGTTTTGCGGCGGTGAATTGCTTGCCAGTTTATGAAGCTATGATGTTGAGAAAAGATGCCGGAAAATTACCAAAAAGGGTAAGTGTATTAGCTGGGATCCTCACATTTGCTCTGATTCTATCAGGTTACTTCTTCCTCGAGTAA
- the ARF9-2 gene encoding auxin response factor 9: MTTGEHMYGELWKLCAGPVVDVPQAAERVFYFPQGHMEQLEASTQQDLNAVKPTKPLFDLPPKILCRVMDVRLQAEKDTDEVYAQIMLMPEGTVDEPMSPDPSPPESQRPKVHSFSKVLTASDTSTHGGFSVLRKHATECLPPLDMTQQTPTQELVAEDVHGYQWKFKHIFRGQPRRHLLTTGWSTFVTAKRLVAGDTFVFLRGENGELRVGVRRANRQQTNMPSSVISSHSMHLGVLATACHATQTRSMFTVYYKPRTSQFIISLNKYLEAMSNKFSVGIRFKMRFEGEDSPERRFSGTVVGVKDCSTHWKDSNWRCLEVHWDEPASISRPDKVSPWEIEPFVTSENVPHSVMPKNKRPRHYSEVSALDVGKTASNLWSSALTQSHEFAQSCITSQRNSPQQCYRDATEDAKNSDWSASPYSATLNNQMVFPVEQKKPETTASYRLFGIDLLSSSIPATEEKTAPTLPINITKPTPDSNSDPKSEVSKLSEEKKQEPAQASSKEVQSKEISSTRSRTKVQMQGVPVGRAVDLTVLNGYSELIDDLEKLFDIEGELKSRNQWEIVFTDDEGDMMLVGDDPWPEFCNMVKRIFIWSKEEVKKMTPGNQLRKLLTEVDTTLTTTISKTENHSN; this comes from the exons ATGACGACAG GAGAGCATATGTACGGAGAGCTGTGGAAGCTATGCGCGGGACCTGTGGTGGATGTACCTCAAGCTGCGGAAAGAGTCTTTTACTTTCCTCAAGGTCACATGGAGCAA CTGGAAGCGTCAACGCAACAGGACTTGAACGCGGTGAAACCGACGAAACCGCTTTTCGATCTTCCTCCGAAGATTCTCTGCAGAGTTATGGACGTTCGTCTTCAG gCGGAGAAAGATACGGATGAGGTATATGCTCAGATTATGTTGATGCCTGAAGGAACA GTTGATGAACCTATGAGTCCTGATCCTTCTCCTCCCGAGTCACAAAGGCCAAAGGTTCACTCTTTCAGCAAGGTTTTGACTGCGTCTGATACAAGCACGCATGGTGGCTTCTCTGTCCTTAGGAAACATGCTACAGAGTGCCTTCCCCCGCTG GATATGACTCAGCAAACTCCGACCCAGGAGTTAGTAGCCGAAGATGTGCACGGCTATCAGTGGAAATTCAAGCATATTTTTAGAG GTCAACCACGGAGGCATCTTTTGACCACAGGGTGGAGCACCTTTGTTACAGCCAAGAGATTGGTAGCTGGGGACACCTTTGTGTTCCTGAG AGGGGAGAATGGAGAGTTGCGGGTTGGAGTCAGACGTGCTAATCGTCAACAGACCAATATGCCTTCATCCGTCATATCAAGTCATAGCATGCATCTGGGAGTGCTTGCTACTGCATGTCATGCTACTCAAACCCGATCTATGTTCACCGTTTACTATAAACCAAG AACAAGCCAATTCATCATTAGCTTGAACAAATATCTGGAAGCCATGAGCAACAAGTTCTCTGTAGGAATAAGATTTAAGATGAGGTTTGAGGGAGAGGATTCCCCTGAAAGAAg ATTTTCTGGCACGGTTGTTGGTGTTAAAGACTGCTCCACTCACTGGAAAGACTCAAATTGGCGATGCCTAGAA GTCCACTGGGATGAGCCTGCATCGATTTCAAGACCGGATAAGGTTTCACCATGGGAGATCGAGCCGTTTGTAACTTCGGAAAATGTTCCTCACTCAGTTATGCCAAAGAACAAAAGGCCGCGTCATTATAGTGAAGTATCTGCACTTG ATGTAGGCAAAACAGCTTCAAACCTTTGGAGTTCTGCACTGACGCAGTCCCATGAGTTTGCACAATCGTGCATCACCTCACAGAGGAATTCTCCTCAGCAATGTTATCGTGATGCGACTGAAGATGCTAAAAACTCTGATTGGTCAGCCAGCCCTTACTCTGCAACACTGAACAACCAAATGGTTTTCCCAGTCGAGCAGAAGAAACCCGAGACTACCGCTAGTTATAGATTATTCGGAATTGATCTGTTGAGCTCCTCTATACCTGCTACCGAGGAGAAAACTGCACCGACGCTACCAATAAACATAACCAAACCAACTCCAGACAGCAACTCAGACCCAAAATCAGAGGTCTCAAAATTATCAGAGGAGAAAAAGCAGGAACCTGCGCAGGCGTCATCAAAAGAGGTCCAAAGCAAGGAAATCAGTTCTACGAGAAGCCGTACCAAG GTGCAAATGCAAGGCGTACCGGTGGGCAGGGCTGTGGATTTGACAGTACTAAATGGGTACAGTGAGCTTATAGACGACCTTGAGAAGCTGTTTGACATAGAAGGCGAGCTGAAAAGTCGGAATCAATGGGAAATAGTGTTCACAGACGATGAGGGAGATATGATGCTCGTCGGTGATGATCCATGGCC TGAGTTCTGCAACATGGTGAAGAGAATATTCATATGGTCAAAAGAGGAAGTGAAGAAGATGACGCCCGGGAACCAACTCCGGAAACTGTTAACGGAAGTTGACACAACATTAACAACAACAATCTCTAAAACAGAGAATCATTCCAACTAA
- the LOC103861455 gene encoding cellulose synthase-like protein G3 isoform X2, which translates to MMYEDMKSRAEHVVDTGKVETEYITCDQFRGVFDLWTQKFTRRQEHPTIIQVLQNSETDMDDSGKFIMPNLIYVSREKSKVSPHHFKAGALNTLLRVSGVMTNSPVILTLDCDMYSNDPTTPVRALCYLTDPKIKSGLGFVQFPQKFQGVSKNDIYACEYKRLFDINMIGFDGLMGPNHVGTGCFFNRRVFYGPPSNMISAEIDELNPNRIADKSIEAKDVLELAHNVAGCSYEYNTNWGSKMGFRYGSLVEDYYTGYMLHCEGWRSVFCSPKRAAFCGDVPKSLIDVVSQQKRWAIGLLDVSISRYSPLTYGVKSMGLLVGVGYCQYAFWAFWSIPLIVYGVLPQLALLYGVSVFPKSSDPWFWLYIFLFLGAYGQDLLDFVLEGGTYRGWWNDQRMWMIRGFTSFFFGSIEFILKTLNLSTHGFNLTSKANEDDEQGKRYEKEIFDFGPSSSMFLPLTAAAILNLFAFVWGIYGLFIWGERLVLELILVSFAAVNCLPVYEAMMLRKDAGKLPKRVSVLAGILTFALILSGYFFLE; encoded by the exons ATGATGTACGAAGATATGAAGAGCAGAGCAGAACATGTGGTTGATACTGGTAAGGTTGAGACTGAGTATATCACATGCGATCAATTTCGTGGGGTATTTGATTTGTGGACCCAAAAATTCACTCGTCGTCAAGAACATCCCACCATTATTCAG GTGTTGCAAAATAGCGAGACAGACATGGACGATTCCGGAAAATTTATAATGCCAAACCTAATATATGTGTCAAGAGAGAAGAGTAAAGTTTCACCACATCATTTCAAAGCCGGTGCTCTTAATACCTTG CTACGAGTGTCTGGGGTGATGACAAATTCGCCGGTCATTCTAACACTAGACTGTGACATGTACTCGAACGATCCTACAACCCCGGTTCGTGCCTTGTGCTATCTAACTGACCCTAAAATCAAATCCGGTTTAGGTTTCGTGCAGTTTCCTCAAAAGTTTCAAGGAGTAAGCAAGAATGATATCTATGCATGCGAGTACAAACGTCTCTTCGACATCAATATGATTGGGTTTGATGGGCTTATGGGACCAAATCACGTGGGAACTGGCTGTTTCTTCAACCGACGGGTTTTCTATGGGCCTCCATCTAATATGATTTCGGCCGAGATAGATGAACTTAACCCTAATCGGATTGCGGATAAATCCATCGAGGCGAAAGATGTTTTGGAATTGGCACATAATGTTGCAGGATGCAGCTACGAGTACAATACCAATTGGGGATCCAAG ATGGGATTTAGATATGGATCTTTAGTAGAAGACTACTATACTGGGTATATGCTCCACTGTGAAGGATGGAGATCGGTCTTTTGCAGTCCCAAAAGAGCAGCATTTTGTGGCGATGTCCCTAAAAGTTTAATTGATGTAGTAAGCCAACAAAAAAGATGGGCCATTGGACTTCTTGACGTTTCCATCTCAAGATATAGTCCTCTTACCTATGGAGTCAAATCAATGGGCTTATTAGTGGGTGTCGGCTATTGTCAATATGCATTTTGGGCGTTCTGGTCAATACCTCTCATCGTATATGGGGTATTGCCCCAACTTGCCCTCCTTTATGGGGTTAGCGTCTTTCCCAAGTCATCAGATCCATGGTTTTGGCTCTACATCTTTCTGTTCCTTGGTGCTTATGGGCAAGATCTACTAGACTTCGTATTAGAAGGAGGAACTTATCGCGGATGGTGGAACGATCAAAGAATGTGGATGATAAGAGGATTCACTTCATTTTTCTTTGGCTCCATAGAGTTCATtcttaaaaccctaaacctctCCACACATGGATTCAACCTCACCAGCAAAGccaatgaagatgatgaacaggGCAAGAGATATGAGAAAGAGATCTTTGATTTTGGGCCCTCTTCGTCCATGTTCTTGCCCTTGACTGCGGCCGCGATCTTAAACCTCTTTGCCTTTGTTTGGGGGATTTATGGCCTTTTCATTTGGGGAGAAAGACTTGTTCTTGAGTTGATATTGGTGAGTTTTGCGGCGGTGAATTGCTTGCCAGTTTATGAAGCTATGATGTTGAGAAAAGATGCCGGAAAATTACCAAAAAGGGTAAGTGTATTAGCTGGGATCCTCACATTTGCTCTGATTCTATCAGGTTACTTCTTCCTCGAGTAA
- the LOC108870377 gene encoding probable E3 ubiquitin-protein ligase RHA4A, whose product MIDPQSPISPHLYPQAIQLKLYQAFIFSIPILFSIILFLLFYLFYLKRRASSLSPPSPMTLPVSSSHQASPHLPSVCLLDVKVELKGKLHVVLFNEELGTRDSLCCVCLGEFELKEELVEMPSCKHIFHLDCIHLWLYSHTTCPLCRSSVLISSTKTSVDDDNNQPDSLETSPV is encoded by the exons ATGATTGATCCTCAATCACCAATCTCACCTCACCTATACCCACAAGCAATTCAACTCAAACTTTACCAAGCCTTCATCTTCTCCATTCCCATCTTATTCTCCATCATTCTCTTCCTCTTGTTCTATCTTTTTTACCTTAAGAGAAGAGCCTCTTCTCTCTCCCCACCTTCTCCAATGACTCTTCCTGTTTCCTCGAGCCACCAGGCTTCTCCTCATCTCCCCTCG GTTTGTTTGTTAGATGTGAAAGTAGAGCTGAAAGGAAAGCTTCATGTGGTTTTGTTCAATGAGGAATTAGGAACAAGAGATTCTCT ATGTTGCGTATGTTTGGGAGAATTCGAGTTGAAGGAAGAGTTGGTGGAAATGCCTTCATGCAAACACATATTTCATCTCGATTGTATTCACCTTTGGCTTTATTCTCACACCACTTGCCCTCTCTGTCGTTCCTCTGTCTTAATCTCTTCGACCAAAACCTCTGTCGACGACGACAACAACCAACCAGATTCTCTTGAAACGTCACCGGTTTGA